The Streptomyces sp. NBC_00440 genome contains a region encoding:
- the sigE gene encoding RNA polymerase sigma factor SigE, with product MVGAPLDTTRADRGGAAAPVDRGGVLRRFLRSAGEPKSVTDIADSSSAADSVQTATFASDADAQTWTPPSWEEIVSTHSGRVYRLAYRLTGNQHDAEDLTQEVFVRVFRSLSTYTPGTFEGWLHRITTNLFLDMVRRKQRIRFDALGDDAAERLPSREPSPQQVFHDTHFDADVQQALDTLAPEFRAAVVLCDIEGLSYEEIAATLGVKLGTVRSRIHRGRSHLRKALKHRSPEARRAEQRALAGVAPGLDGEDGTA from the coding sequence ATGGTAGGGGCTCCACTGGACACCACCAGAGCCGACAGGGGAGGTGCGGCTGCGCCTGTGGATCGGGGAGGAGTGCTGCGGCGCTTTCTCAGGTCGGCGGGTGAGCCGAAATCCGTGACCGACATTGCTGACAGCTCCAGCGCTGCTGACTCCGTACAGACCGCGACCTTCGCCTCAGACGCGGACGCGCAGACATGGACTCCGCCCTCGTGGGAGGAGATCGTCAGTACGCACAGCGGCCGGGTCTACCGGCTCGCTTACCGCCTGACCGGCAACCAGCACGACGCCGAGGACCTCACACAGGAAGTCTTCGTCCGCGTCTTCCGCTCGCTGTCGACGTACACCCCGGGCACCTTCGAGGGCTGGCTGCACCGCATCACCACCAACCTCTTCCTGGACATGGTCCGCCGCAAGCAGCGGATCCGCTTCGACGCCCTCGGGGACGACGCTGCCGAGCGGCTGCCGAGCCGTGAGCCGTCGCCGCAGCAGGTCTTCCACGACACCCACTTCGACGCGGACGTCCAGCAGGCGCTGGACACCCTCGCTCCGGAGTTCCGCGCGGCCGTGGTCCTCTGCGACATCGAGGGGCTGTCGTACGAGGAGATCGCCGCGACGCTGGGCGTCAAGCTCGGCACCGTACGCAGCAGGATCCACCGCGGCCGCTCCCACCTGCGCAAGGCTCTCAAGCACCGTTCGCCCGAGGCCCGTCGCGCCGAGCAGCGCGCGCTGGCCGGGGTGGCTCCCGGCCTGGATGGAGAGGATGGGACCGCGTGA
- a CDS encoding DNA-3-methyladenine glycosylase I, whose product MTSDAVPGADGKLRCPWGVSTVDYVEYHDSEWGRPLHGDDALYERLCLEAFQSGLSWITILRRREGFRKAFSGFSIAAVAAFTDGDRGRLLADPGIIRNRAKIDATLANARELAGWEPGVLDELIWSYAPDPATRRAPRRIADIPAVTPESTALAGALKKRGLRFVGPTTAYALMQACGLVDDHLADCFAGRTSTGG is encoded by the coding sequence ATGACCTCGGACGCCGTCCCGGGAGCCGACGGGAAGCTGCGCTGTCCGTGGGGGGTGTCCACCGTGGACTACGTCGAGTACCACGACAGCGAGTGGGGCCGTCCGCTCCACGGCGACGACGCGCTGTACGAGCGGCTCTGCCTGGAGGCGTTCCAGTCGGGGCTCTCGTGGATCACCATCCTGCGCCGCCGTGAGGGATTCCGTAAGGCCTTCTCCGGGTTCTCCATCGCCGCGGTGGCCGCGTTCACCGACGGAGACCGGGGCCGGCTGCTCGCCGACCCCGGGATCATCCGTAATCGGGCCAAGATCGACGCGACCCTCGCCAACGCCCGGGAGCTCGCCGGCTGGGAGCCCGGCGTACTCGACGAGCTGATCTGGTCGTACGCCCCGGATCCGGCCACCCGCCGGGCGCCCCGCCGCATCGCCGACATCCCCGCGGTGACGCCGGAGTCCACGGCGCTGGCCGGGGCACTCAAAAAACGCGGCCTGCGCTTCGTCGGCCCGACCACGGCCTATGCCCTGATGCAGGCGTGCGGCCTGGTCGACGACCACCTGGCGGACTGCTTCGCCGGGCGGACCTCCACGGGCGGCTGA
- a CDS encoding anti-sigma factor family protein: MSGSSPTPAEQHLGDRLAALVDGELKHDARERVLAHLATCAKCKTEADAQRRLKSVFAETAPPPPSEGLLARLQGLPGGPGADDPGRRGPFGGRFADEIFGPARSSDGRSSDPRIDTFGYVPAGPHATTIPDSGPAGGFRVHPVGRSDQERSAWRGRRFAFAAASAFSLAAIALGGTLPFDGAEAPVHTDGPPNNVTPMSATDPVGIGTDLNRRRSGDGARLTNDGRPPVLPTAFAGRHSTSASGARPARQSLYSLTTPLVTVSSLSAIRPPMAATPPGPARPSAQASPTTTPPPAPLAAPGASGLPASAGH; this comes from the coding sequence GTGAGTGGATCCAGTCCGACCCCGGCCGAGCAGCACCTCGGGGACCGGCTCGCCGCACTGGTCGACGGTGAGCTGAAGCACGACGCCCGCGAGCGGGTGCTCGCGCACCTGGCCACCTGCGCGAAGTGCAAGACCGAAGCTGACGCGCAGCGCCGGCTGAAGAGCGTCTTCGCCGAGACCGCGCCCCCGCCGCCCTCCGAAGGACTGCTCGCCCGCCTCCAGGGGCTGCCCGGCGGACCCGGCGCCGACGACCCCGGTCGGCGTGGACCTTTCGGCGGCCGCTTCGCCGACGAGATCTTCGGACCTGCCCGGTCGTCGGACGGGCGCTCGTCCGACCCCCGGATCGACACCTTCGGCTATGTGCCCGCCGGACCGCACGCCACCACGATTCCGGACAGCGGCCCGGCCGGCGGATTCCGGGTCCACCCCGTGGGCCGCAGCGATCAGGAGCGGTCGGCCTGGCGGGGACGGAGATTCGCGTTCGCGGCCGCCAGCGCGTTCTCGCTGGCCGCCATCGCACTGGGCGGCACGCTGCCGTTCGACGGCGCGGAAGCCCCGGTGCACACGGACGGCCCGCCCAACAACGTGACCCCGATGAGTGCCACCGACCCGGTCGGCATCGGGACGGACCTGAACCGCCGCCGCAGCGGCGACGGCGCCCGGCTGACCAACGATGGACGGCCCCCGGTCCTGCCCACCGCCTTCGCCGGACGGCACTCGACGTCCGCATCCGGCGCCCGTCCGGCCCGGCAGTCCCTGTACTCGCTCACGACGCCCCTGGTCACCGTGTCGTCGCTGTCCGCCATACGTCCTCCGATGGCCGCCACCCCGCCCGGGCCCGCCCGGCCGAGCGCGCAGGCAAGCCCCACGACCACGCCGCCACCGGCCCCGCTGGCCGCTCCGGGGGCCTCGGGTCTGCCGGCTTCTGCCGGGCACTGA
- a CDS encoding Mrp/NBP35 family ATP-binding protein, with protein sequence MAMEDAVREALATVNDPEIHRPITELGMVKSVDIGADGAVAVTVYLTVSGCPMRETITTNVTDAVARVEGVTAVSVELDVMSDEQRKELATSLRGGTAEREVPFAKPGSLTRVYAVASGKGGVGKSSVTVNLAAALAADGLKVGVVDADIYGHSVPRMLGADGRPTQVENMIMPPSAHGVKVISIGMFTPGNAPVVWRGPMLHRALQQFLADVYWGDLDVLLLDLPPGTGDIAISVAQLVPNAEILVVTTPQQAAAEVAERAGSIAVQTHQKIVGVVENMSGLPCPHCDEMVDVFGTGGGQKVADGLTKTTGATVPVLGSIPIDVRLREGGDEGKPVVLTDPDSPAGTALREIANKLSSRQRGLAGMSLGVTPRNKF encoded by the coding sequence ATGGCTATGGAAGACGCGGTGCGTGAAGCACTGGCGACAGTGAACGACCCCGAGATCCACCGTCCGATCACCGAACTCGGCATGGTCAAATCGGTCGACATCGGAGCGGACGGGGCGGTCGCTGTCACGGTCTACCTCACCGTCTCCGGCTGCCCGATGCGCGAGACCATCACCACCAACGTCACCGACGCGGTCGCCCGTGTCGAGGGTGTGACAGCGGTCAGCGTCGAGCTGGACGTGATGAGCGACGAGCAGCGCAAGGAGCTCGCGACCTCGCTGCGCGGCGGCACAGCGGAGCGCGAGGTGCCCTTCGCCAAGCCCGGCTCGCTGACCCGGGTGTACGCGGTCGCCTCCGGGAAGGGCGGCGTCGGCAAGTCGTCGGTGACGGTCAACCTGGCCGCCGCGCTGGCCGCCGACGGCCTGAAGGTCGGCGTGGTCGACGCGGACATCTACGGACACAGCGTGCCGCGGATGCTCGGTGCGGACGGCCGGCCGACCCAGGTCGAGAACATGATCATGCCGCCGTCGGCGCACGGCGTGAAGGTCATCTCGATCGGCATGTTCACCCCGGGCAACGCCCCGGTGGTGTGGCGCGGGCCGATGCTGCACCGCGCGCTCCAGCAGTTCCTGGCGGACGTCTACTGGGGCGACCTCGACGTGCTCCTGCTCGACCTGCCGCCGGGCACCGGCGACATCGCGATCTCGGTGGCGCAGCTCGTGCCGAACGCCGAGATCCTGGTGGTCACCACCCCGCAGCAGGCCGCGGCCGAGGTGGCGGAGCGGGCCGGCTCCATCGCGGTGCAGACGCACCAGAAGATCGTCGGTGTCGTCGAGAACATGTCGGGCCTGCCCTGCCCGCACTGCGACGAGATGGTCGACGTCTTCGGTACGGGCGGCGGGCAGAAGGTCGCCGACGGCCTGACGAAGACCACCGGGGCGACCGTGCCGGTGCTCGGCTCCATCCCGATCGACGTACGGCTGCGCGAGGGCGGCGACGAGGGCAAGCCCGTCGTGCTGACCGACCCCGACTCCCCGGCGGGCACCGCGCTGCGCGAGATCGCCAACAAGCTGAGCAGCCGCCAGCGGGGTCTGGCGGGCATGTCGCTCGGGGTCACCCCGCGCAACAAGTTCTAG
- a CDS encoding suppressor of fused domain protein, whose amino-acid sequence MADVLALVEARLRSALGEPDARAAVTFLGTDRIEVLRFVDARDPAVVRYATLGMSAHPMSDPTATLADPVQGPRAELVLSVRAGLADTDKVLRPLAVLAASPQVEGVIVAPGASLDVGEPLWSGAPFSSVLVAEPGGLVEDLELDAPLDPVRFLPLLPMTDNEAAWKRVHGAGELQERWLARGTDLRDPLRRSVPLD is encoded by the coding sequence ATGGCAGATGTTCTCGCTCTGGTCGAAGCCCGACTGCGCTCGGCGCTGGGTGAGCCGGACGCCCGCGCGGCCGTGACGTTCCTCGGTACGGACCGGATCGAGGTGCTGCGCTTCGTGGACGCCCGCGATCCGGCCGTCGTCCGCTACGCCACGCTCGGGATGTCCGCACACCCCATGTCCGACCCCACGGCCACCCTCGCGGACCCGGTGCAGGGGCCGCGCGCGGAGCTGGTCCTCTCGGTGCGTGCCGGACTCGCCGACACCGACAAGGTGCTCCGCCCGCTCGCGGTCCTGGCCGCTTCGCCGCAGGTGGAGGGCGTCATCGTGGCTCCGGGCGCCTCGCTCGACGTCGGTGAACCGCTGTGGAGCGGCGCGCCGTTCAGCTCGGTGCTGGTCGCCGAGCCCGGCGGGCTGGTCGAGGATCTGGAGCTGGACGCGCCGCTGGACCCGGTCCGCTTTCTGCCGCTGCTGCCGATGACGGACAACGAGGCGGCGTGGAAGCGGGTGCACGGCGCCGGGGAACTCCAGGAACGCTGGCTGGCACGCGGAACGGACCTGCGCGATCCGCTGCGCAGGTCCGTTCCGCTGGACTGA
- a CDS encoding sec-independent translocase — MFNDVGPLEIVTLVVLAVIVFGPDKLPKVIQDVTRTIRKIREFSESAKEDIRTELGPEFKDFEFEDLNPKTFVRKQLMDGSDELGLKEIRSSFDLKKEISEITDVVNGRSIADGSDTETAAEIAPSSANGSSTGPDLLKKSGPDLQKKSVTVDTEVRPPFDADAT; from the coding sequence GTGTTCAATGACGTAGGCCCCCTTGAGATCGTGACGCTCGTGGTCCTCGCCGTGATTGTTTTCGGCCCGGACAAGCTGCCGAAGGTCATCCAGGACGTCACTCGTACGATCCGGAAGATCCGCGAGTTCTCCGAGAGCGCCAAGGAGGACATCCGCACCGAACTCGGCCCCGAGTTCAAGGACTTCGAGTTCGAGGACCTGAACCCCAAGACGTTCGTGCGCAAGCAGCTCATGGACGGCAGTGATGAGCTCGGGCTCAAGGAGATCCGCAGCAGCTTCGACCTGAAGAAGGAGATCTCCGAGATCACCGACGTGGTGAACGGCAGGTCGATCGCCGACGGGAGTGACACGGAGACCGCGGCCGAGATCGCCCCGAGTAGTGCCAATGGCTCATCGACAGGCCCGGATCTGCTGAAGAAGAGCGGCCCTGACCTGCAGAAGAAGAGTGTGACGGTCGACACCGAAGTGCGTCCGCCGTTCGACGCCGACGCCACCTGA
- a CDS encoding DUF3117 domain-containing protein, producing MAAMKPRTGDGPLEVTKEGRGIVMRVPLEGGGRLVVELTPDEADALGDALKKVVG from the coding sequence ATGGCGGCCATGAAGCCGCGGACGGGCGACGGCCCGCTCGAGGTGACCAAGGAGGGGCGGGGCATCGTCATGCGCGTTCCGCTCGAAGGCGGCGGACGACTCGTTGTCGAGCTGACTCCGGACGAGGCCGATGCACTCGGCGACGCGCTGAAGAAGGTCGTCGGCTGA
- a CDS encoding S1C family serine protease, whose translation MVVVALVTGVIGGGLGAYSVLNGSFADVRLPQAAKESPARARGTVAGIAASALPSVVTLHVRGSSEADTGTGFVLDREGRILTNNHVVEPAGSAGDITVTFSSGETAKAQVVGRDSGYDLAVVKVSGVAGLTPLPLGNSDNVQVGDPVVAIGAPFDLPNTVTSGIISAKDRPITSGGGKNDGSDVSYVDALQTDAPINPGNSGGPLVDARAQVIGINSAIRAADGSSDSESGQGGSIGLGFAIPINQAKRVAEELINNGRAAHPVIGVTLDMKYAGDGARVADRANDGGAAVAAGGAGAAAGIEAGDIVTGVDGEPVHSAPDLIVRIRAHRPGDKLALTVRRDGRDRPVTLTLGSADGT comes from the coding sequence ATGGTGGTGGTCGCGCTGGTCACCGGTGTCATCGGCGGCGGTCTCGGCGCGTACTCCGTACTGAACGGCTCGTTCGCGGACGTCCGGCTCCCGCAGGCCGCCAAGGAGAGCCCCGCCCGCGCGCGGGGCACCGTGGCCGGGATCGCGGCGAGCGCGCTGCCCAGCGTCGTCACCCTGCATGTGAGGGGAAGCAGCGAGGCGGACACCGGTACCGGTTTCGTCCTCGACCGTGAGGGGCGCATCCTCACCAACAACCACGTGGTCGAACCCGCAGGATCCGCCGGCGACATCACCGTCACGTTCAGCAGCGGCGAGACCGCCAAGGCTCAGGTCGTCGGCCGGGACAGCGGTTACGACCTGGCCGTGGTCAAGGTCAGCGGGGTCGCCGGGCTCACCCCGCTGCCGTTGGGCAACTCCGACAACGTGCAGGTCGGCGACCCGGTCGTCGCCATCGGCGCCCCCTTCGACCTCCCCAACACGGTGACCTCCGGCATCATCAGCGCCAAGGACCGCCCGATCACCTCGGGAGGCGGCAAGAACGACGGAAGCGACGTCAGCTATGTCGACGCGCTCCAGACCGACGCCCCGATCAACCCGGGCAACTCGGGGGGCCCGCTGGTCGACGCCAGGGCCCAGGTCATCGGCATCAACAGCGCCATCCGCGCCGCCGACGGCAGCTCGGACTCCGAGAGCGGTCAGGGCGGCTCGATCGGGCTCGGGTTCGCGATCCCCATCAACCAGGCGAAGCGCGTAGCGGAGGAGCTCATCAACAACGGCAGGGCCGCGCACCCCGTGATCGGTGTCACACTCGACATGAAGTACGCGGGTGACGGTGCCCGCGTGGCGGACCGGGCGAACGACGGCGGCGCGGCCGTGGCAGCGGGGGGTGCGGGGGCCGCCGCCGGCATCGAGGCGGGGGACATCGTCACAGGTGTGGACGGTGAACCGGTGCACAGCGCACCGGATCTGATCGTCAGGATCCGGGCGCACCGGCCGGGCGACAAGCTGGCCCTCACCGTCCGCCGGGACGGCCGGGACCGGCCTGTGACCTTGACTCTTGGATCGGCCGACGGCACATGA
- a CDS encoding DUF1003 domain-containing protein yields MTAEPTSRGRLDQPLQPKRRWLPEYDPESFGRTSERVARFLGTGRFIVWMTVVIVIWVVWNTWAPHALRFDPFPFIFLTLVLSLQASYAAPLILLAQNRQDDRDRVNLEQDRNQNERSIADTEYLTREIAALRMGLGEVATRDWIRSELQDLVKDMAERRQIFPRESDEADH; encoded by the coding sequence ATGACCGCTGAGCCGACGTCCAGGGGCCGTCTCGACCAGCCGCTGCAACCGAAGCGGCGCTGGCTGCCGGAGTACGACCCGGAGTCCTTCGGGCGGACATCGGAGCGGGTCGCGCGGTTCCTGGGGACCGGGCGGTTCATCGTCTGGATGACGGTCGTCATCGTCATCTGGGTGGTGTGGAACACCTGGGCGCCGCACGCGCTGCGCTTCGACCCGTTCCCCTTCATCTTCCTGACCCTGGTGCTCTCGCTCCAGGCGTCGTACGCGGCCCCGCTGATCCTCCTCGCGCAGAACCGCCAGGACGACAGGGACCGGGTCAATCTGGAGCAGGACCGCAACCAGAACGAACGGTCCATCGCCGACACCGAGTACCTCACCCGGGAGATCGCCGCGCTCCGGATGGGCCTGGGCGAGGTCGCCACCCGTGACTGGATCCGGTCCGAACTCCAGGACCTGGTGAAGGACATGGCGGAGCGGCGTCAGATATTCCCGCGGGAAAGTGACGAAGCCGACCACTGA
- a CDS encoding magnesium and cobalt transport protein CorA, with amino-acid sequence MSMIRDLRAAVRPSLRKSSSTHSNYDPTRDPSASSAVVDCAVYRDGVREAGKKCLTPREALKRANESGGFTWIGLHEPTEEEFSGIAAEFGLHPLAVEDAVHAHQRPKLERYDDTLFTVFKTIHYVEHAELTSTSEVVETGEVMCFTGRDFVITVRHGGQGSLRALRHRLQEDTELLAKGPSAVLHAIADQVVDGYLAVASAVQDDIDEVEIDVFSEPAKGTSRGTDAGRIYQLKREVLEFKRAVSPLLRPMQQLSERPMRLVDPDIQKYFRDVADHLARVQEQVVGFDDLLNSILQANLAQATVAQNEDMRKITAWAAIIAVPTMITGVYGMNFQHMPELRWRYGYPMVMVGILALCVGIHRTLKRNGWL; translated from the coding sequence ATGTCGATGATCCGTGACCTGCGCGCAGCGGTCCGTCCCTCCCTGCGCAAGAGCAGCTCCACGCACAGCAATTACGACCCGACCCGCGACCCCTCGGCCAGCAGCGCGGTCGTGGACTGCGCGGTCTACCGGGACGGCGTGCGCGAAGCGGGCAAGAAGTGCCTGACGCCGCGTGAGGCGCTGAAGCGCGCCAACGAGTCCGGCGGTTTCACCTGGATCGGTCTCCATGAGCCGACCGAGGAGGAGTTCTCCGGTATCGCGGCCGAGTTCGGGCTGCACCCGCTCGCGGTCGAGGACGCCGTGCACGCACACCAGCGGCCGAAGCTGGAGCGGTACGACGACACCCTCTTCACCGTCTTCAAGACCATCCACTACGTCGAGCACGCCGAACTCACCTCCACCAGCGAGGTGGTCGAAACCGGCGAGGTGATGTGCTTCACCGGACGGGACTTCGTCATCACCGTCCGGCACGGCGGCCAGGGCTCGCTGCGCGCGCTGCGCCACCGGCTCCAGGAGGACACCGAACTGCTCGCCAAGGGCCCGTCGGCCGTACTGCACGCCATCGCCGACCAGGTGGTCGACGGCTATCTGGCGGTCGCGTCCGCTGTGCAGGACGACATCGACGAGGTCGAGATCGATGTCTTCTCCGAGCCCGCGAAGGGGACTTCGCGCGGCACCGACGCGGGGCGCATCTACCAGCTGAAGCGTGAGGTGCTGGAGTTCAAGCGGGCGGTCTCGCCGCTGCTGCGCCCGATGCAGCAGCTCAGCGAGCGGCCGATGCGGCTCGTCGACCCGGACATCCAGAAGTACTTCCGCGATGTCGCCGACCACCTGGCCCGGGTCCAGGAGCAGGTCGTCGGCTTCGACGACCTGCTCAACTCGATCCTCCAGGCGAACCTGGCGCAGGCGACGGTCGCGCAGAACGAGGACATGCGCAAGATCACCGCGTGGGCCGCCATCATCGCCGTGCCGACGATGATCACGGGCGTGTACGGCATGAACTTCCAGCACATGCCCGAACTCCGCTGGCGGTACGGCTACCCCATGGTGATGGTGGGGATCCTGGCCCTGTGTGTCGGCATCCACCGCACCCTGAAGCGGAACGGCTGGCTCTGA
- a CDS encoding enoyl-CoA hydratase/isomerase family protein produces MADTVLYEVTDGLATVTINRPDSMNAMNTEAKVALRDAVRTAAAASDVRAVLLTATGRAFCVGQDLKEHISSLTADREAGTGRTMSTVQEHYNPIVRALTEMPKPVVAGVNGVAAGAGLGFALAADYRVVADTAKFTTSFAGVALTADSGVSWTLPRLIGQSRAADLLLFPRSFGAQEAYELGIANKLVPEADLASEALTVARALADGPTVAYAAIKESLAYGAGHPLREALEKEDELQTRAGASEDHLIAVEAFVGKTKPRYLGR; encoded by the coding sequence ATGGCGGACACCGTGCTCTACGAGGTGACCGACGGACTCGCGACGGTCACCATCAACCGTCCCGACTCCATGAACGCGATGAACACCGAGGCGAAGGTCGCCCTGCGCGACGCGGTACGGACCGCGGCTGCGGCCTCCGACGTACGGGCCGTACTGCTCACCGCCACCGGGCGCGCCTTCTGCGTCGGGCAGGACCTCAAGGAGCACATCTCCTCGCTGACGGCCGACCGCGAGGCGGGCACCGGGCGCACCATGTCCACCGTGCAGGAGCACTACAACCCGATCGTGCGGGCCCTCACGGAGATGCCGAAGCCGGTCGTCGCCGGGGTCAACGGCGTCGCTGCGGGGGCAGGGCTCGGCTTCGCGCTCGCCGCCGATTACCGGGTCGTGGCCGACACCGCGAAATTCACCACGTCGTTCGCGGGTGTCGCGCTCACCGCGGACTCGGGCGTCTCCTGGACGCTCCCCCGGCTGATCGGCCAGAGCCGCGCAGCCGATCTGCTGCTGTTCCCGCGCTCGTTCGGCGCGCAGGAGGCGTACGAGCTGGGCATCGCCAACAAGCTGGTGCCGGAGGCCGATCTGGCGTCGGAGGCGCTGACCGTGGCCCGCGCGCTCGCCGACGGCCCGACGGTCGCGTATGCGGCGATCAAGGAGTCCCTCGCTTACGGAGCCGGCCACCCGCTCCGCGAGGCTCTGGAGAAGGAGGACGAACTCCAGACGCGTGCGGGGGCGTCGGAGGACCACCTGATCGCGGTCGAGGCCTTCGTCGGCAAGACGAAGCCGCGGTATCTGGGGCGCTGA
- a CDS encoding magnesium transporter MgtE N-terminal domain-containing protein produces the protein MAAGVPRIFVSHLAGVSVFDPNGDQVGRVRDLVAMLRVGTRPPRLLGLVVEVVGRRRIFLPMTRVTGIESGQVITTGVVNVRRFEQRPTERLVLGELLDRRVRLTGTDEQVTVLDVSVQQLPARRDWEIDKVFVRKGKAGALRRKGETLTVEWSGVTGFSLEEEGQGAESLVATFEELRPADLANVMHHLSPKRRAEVAAALDDDRLADVLEELPEDDQVEILGKLQEERAADVLEAMDPDDAADLLSELPEEDKERLLTLMRPDDAADVRRLLSYEERTAGGLMTTEPIVLRPDATIADALARVRKEDLSPALAAQVYVCRPPDETPTGKYLGAVHFQRLLRDPPFTLVGAIVDSDLPPLPPQATLPVLTSYLAAYNLLAAPVVDESGSLLGVVTVDDVLDHLLPSDWRETDFHQESGVPDDRPVEDDRPVEDDRPAEDDRPAEAADDR, from the coding sequence ATGGCGGCAGGCGTCCCCCGGATCTTCGTCTCGCACCTCGCCGGAGTCTCCGTCTTCGACCCGAACGGCGACCAGGTCGGCCGGGTGCGCGACCTCGTCGCGATGCTGCGCGTCGGCACCCGCCCGCCGCGGCTGCTCGGACTGGTCGTCGAGGTGGTCGGCCGCCGCCGGATCTTCCTGCCGATGACCCGGGTCACCGGTATCGAGTCGGGACAGGTCATCACCACCGGCGTGGTCAATGTGCGCCGCTTCGAACAGCGCCCCACCGAGCGGCTGGTCCTCGGCGAGCTGCTCGACCGGCGGGTGCGGCTGACCGGCACGGACGAGCAGGTGACCGTCCTCGACGTGTCCGTGCAGCAGCTCCCGGCCCGCCGCGACTGGGAGATCGACAAGGTCTTCGTACGGAAGGGGAAGGCCGGCGCGCTGCGGCGCAAGGGCGAGACCCTGACCGTCGAGTGGTCCGGCGTCACCGGCTTCTCGCTGGAGGAGGAGGGGCAGGGCGCGGAGAGCCTGGTCGCCACCTTCGAGGAGCTGCGCCCGGCCGACCTCGCCAATGTGATGCACCACCTCTCGCCCAAGCGCCGGGCGGAGGTGGCCGCCGCCCTCGACGACGACCGGCTCGCCGACGTACTGGAGGAACTGCCCGAGGACGACCAGGTGGAGATCCTCGGCAAGCTCCAGGAGGAGCGCGCCGCCGACGTGCTGGAGGCGATGGACCCGGACGACGCCGCCGACCTGCTGAGCGAGCTGCCCGAGGAGGACAAGGAGCGGCTGCTGACGCTGATGCGGCCGGACGACGCGGCCGATGTGCGGCGGCTCCTCTCCTACGAGGAGCGGACCGCGGGCGGTCTGATGACGACCGAGCCGATCGTGCTGCGCCCGGACGCGACGATCGCCGACGCGCTGGCCCGCGTACGCAAGGAGGACCTCTCCCCCGCGCTGGCCGCGCAGGTGTACGTGTGCAGGCCGCCGGACGAGACGCCGACGGGCAAGTACCTGGGCGCGGTGCACTTCCAGCGGCTGCTGCGCGATCCGCCGTTCACCCTGGTCGGCGCGATCGTCGACAGCGACCTGCCGCCGCTGCCGCCACAGGCCACGCTGCCGGTGCTGACCAGCTATCTCGCCGCGTACAACCTGCTCGCGGCGCCCGTCGTGGATGAGAGCGGCTCGCTGCTCGGGGTGGTCACCGTCGACGACGTGCTCGACCACCTGCTGCCGAGCGACTGGCGCGAGACCGACTTCCACCAGGAGTCCGGGGTGCCCGACGACCGGCCGGTGGAGGACGACCGGCCGGTGGAGGACGACCGCCCCGCCGAGGACGACCGCCCGGCGGAGGCCGCCGATGACCGCTGA
- a CDS encoding O-methyltransferase: MRQLRGQERAITANRQTSWAFADAFVAEDEALRWARDRARDSGLPSVSPGTGAALRLLAATTDAKSVAEIGTGTGVSGIYLLQGMRPDGVLTTVDPEPERQGFARQAFRSAGFAANRSRFIPGRALDVLPRLADGGYDLVFCDGDRLESLDVLAESLRLLRPGGLVCFEGVFADGRTVDSAAQPAEVLHLRDLLRTVRESQELLPSLLPVGDGLLCAVRLG; the protein is encoded by the coding sequence GTGCGCCAACTACGGGGACAGGAGAGGGCCATTACCGCCAACCGGCAGACGAGCTGGGCCTTCGCCGACGCTTTTGTCGCCGAGGACGAAGCCCTGCGCTGGGCCCGTGACCGGGCCCGCGACTCAGGCCTGCCCTCGGTCTCGCCAGGCACCGGAGCGGCGCTGCGGCTGCTCGCCGCCACCACGGACGCGAAATCGGTGGCCGAAATCGGTACGGGCACCGGCGTATCGGGCATCTATCTGCTGCAGGGAATGCGCCCGGACGGCGTGCTGACCACCGTCGACCCGGAGCCCGAGCGCCAGGGCTTCGCCCGGCAGGCGTTCCGCTCGGCCGGCTTCGCGGCGAACCGGTCGCGCTTCATCCCCGGCCGCGCTCTCGACGTACTGCCGCGCCTCGCGGACGGCGGGTACGACCTCGTGTTCTGCGACGGCGACCGGCTGGAGTCGCTCGACGTGCTCGCTGAATCGTTGCGTCTGCTGCGGCCCGGCGGACTGGTGTGCTTCGAGGGGGTCTTCGCGGACGGCCGCACCGTCGACTCCGCCGCCCAGCCCGCCGAAGTGCTGCATCTGCGGGACCTGCTGCGCACCGTGCGCGAGAGCCAGGAGCTGCTGCCCTCGCTGCTCCCGGTCGGCGACGGGCTGCTCTGCGCCGTACGCCTGGGCTGA